In Panthera uncia isolate 11264 chromosome B3 unlocalized genomic scaffold, Puncia_PCG_1.0 HiC_scaffold_2, whole genome shotgun sequence, the following proteins share a genomic window:
- the TTLL13 gene encoding tubulin polyglutamylase TTLL13 isoform X5, producing MEPDTCKTSESEEDYVEEEDSGEECVKEEATIPSNSSQQELPKADYKEFGDGVPLSVVAKKIPKKIIAPTDSDDLEVRRRKRRRKHRPLAINLTNCKYESVRRAAQMCGLKEVGEDEEWTVYWTDCSVSLERVMDMKRFQKINHFPGMTEICRKDLLARNLNRMQKLYPTEYNIFPRTWCLPADYGDFQSYGRQRKTRTYICKPDSGCQGRGIFITRSPREIKPGEHMICQQYISKPFLIDGFKFDIRIYVLITSCDPLRIFMYEEGLARFATMPYAEPNNSNLDDVCMHLTNYAINKHNENFVRDDAAGSKRKLSTLNAWLREHGYDPRELWGHIEDIIVKTIISAHSVLRHNYRTCFPHYLNGGTCACFEILGFDILLDHKLKPWLLEVNHSPSFTTDSHLDREVKDALLCDAMTLVNLRGCDKRKVIEEDKRRVKERLFQCHQRPREARREQTELSHAAILDQERHEDSHLGGYRRIYPGPNTDKYAPFFKHNGSLFQETAASKAREECARQQLEEIRLKQEQQETSGSKRRKESRDQNQGESAGEKSRCRAGLRGLPAHLAYRNRNREKELLPVHVDTMHPQEIVEEEELERMKALLQRENLIRSLGIIEQLSHMLHPSHRGHRRLHEYRISPGRAGQSRTAISQELQLDKRSSSQRPLFVVNESIGKALFSQCQSQAQ from the exons ATGGAGCCAGATACCTGTAAGACCAGTGAATCAGAGGAAGACTACGTTGAAGAAGAGGACTCTGGGGAGGAGTGTGTTAAAGAGGAAGCTACCATCCCCTCGAACTCTTCTCAGCAGGAACTTCCAAAGGCTGACTATAAGGAATTTGGGGATGGAGTTCCCTTATCTGTTGTAGCCAAGAAGATTCCAAAGAAAATCATAGCCCCAACTGACTCAGATGACTTAGAAGttaggaggagaaagagaaggcgGAAACACAG ACCCCTGGCCATCAACCTGACCAACTGCAAGTATGAGAGCG TGCGTCGGGCAGCTCAAATGTGTGGCctaaaggaggtgggggaggatgaAGAGTGGACTGTGTACTGGACGGACTGCTCTGTCTCACTTGAACGAGTCATGGACATGAAGAGGTTTCAG AAAATCAACCACTTCCCTGGCATGACGGAAATCTGCCGCAAAGATCTGCTGGCTCGGAACCTCAACCGCATGCAGAAACTCTATCCCACGGAGTACAACATCTTCCCCCGCACCTGGTGCCTCCCTGCAGA CTACGGGGACTTCCAGTCCTACGGTCGTCAGCGAAAAACCCGCACTTACATCTGCAAGCCGGACAGCGGCTGTCAGGGACGCGGCATCTTCATCACCCGAAGTCCCCGGGAGATCAAGCCAGGAGAGCACATGATCTGCCAGCAGTACATCTCCAAG CCCTTCCTCATTGACGGCTTCAAGTTCGATATTCGAATCTATGTCCTCATCACCTCCTGCGACCCTCTTCGGATTTTCATGTACGAGGAGGGCCTGGCCCGCTTTGCCACGATGCCCTACGCGGAGCCCAACAACAGCAACCTG GATGATGTCTGCATGCATCTGACCAACTATGCCATCAACAAACACAACGAGAACTTTGTCCGAGACGACGCTGCGGGCAGTAAAAG GAAGCTGTCGACGCTCAACGCCTGGCTGCGAGAACACGGCTACGACCCCCGAGAGCTGTGGGGGCACATCGAGGACATCATCGTCAAAACCATCATCTCAGCCCATTCTGTTCTTCGCCACAACTACCGAACCTGTTTCCCCCACTATCTGAACGGAGGTACATGTGCCTGTTTTGAGATCCTTGGTTTTGACATCTTGCTGGACCACAAGCTGAAACCCTGGCTGCTGGAG GTAAACCACTCCCCGAGCTTCACCACTGACTCCCACCTTGATCGCGAAGTGAAGGACGCACTTCTGTGTGATGCCATGACCCTTGTCAACCTCCGGGGCTGTGACAAAAGGAAGGTGATAGAGGAGGACAAGCGGCGAGTCAAGGAGCGGCTTTTCCAGTGCCACCAGCGGCCACGAGAAGCCAG GCGAGAACAAACTGAACTGTCGCACGCAGCGATACTGGACCAGGAGCGCCATGAGGACTCCCACCTCGGGGGGTACCGGCGGATCTATCCCGGGCCTAACACGGACAAGTACGCACCCTTCTTCAAGCACAACGGCTCCCTCTTCCAGGAGACTGCTGCTTCCAAGGCTAGAGAGGAGTGTGCCAG ACAGCAACTGGAAGAGATCCGCCTTAAGCAGGAACAGCAGGAGACCTCAGGAAGTAAGAGGCGGAAGGAGAGCCGGGACCAGAACCAGGGTGAATCAGCGGGAGAGAAGAGCCGATGCAGGGCCGGGCTCCGGGGACTTCCCGCCCACTTGGCTTACAGGAACCGGAACCGGGAGAAAGAG CTGCTCCCCGTACACGTGGATACCATGCATCCTCAAGAAATCGTGGAAGAGGAGGAGCTGGAGCGGATGAAGGCCCTGCTACAAAGGGAGAATCTCATCCGAAGCCTCGGTATCATAGAGCAACTCAGCCACATGCTGCACCCCAGCCACCGGGGCCACAGAAGGCTTCACGAGTATCGG ATTTCACCAGGACGGGCTGGGCAATCAAGAACTGCAATCT CCCAAGAACTTCAGCTGGATAAGAGATCGAGCAGCCAACGGCCCCTCTTCGTTGTCAATGAAAGCATCGGGAAGGCACTGTTTTCCCAGTGCCAGAGTCAGGCTCAGTAG
- the TTLL13 gene encoding tubulin polyglutamylase TTLL13 isoform X2, with amino-acid sequence MEPDTCKTSESEEDYVEEEDSGEECVKEEATIPSNSSQQELPKADYKEFGDGVPLSVVAKKIPKKIIAPTDSDDLEVRRRKRRRKHRPLAINLTNCKYESVRRAAQMCGLKEVGEDEEWTVYWTDCSVSLERVMDMKRFQKINHFPGMTEICRKDLLARNLNRMQKLYPTEYNIFPRTWCLPADYGDFQSYGRQRKTRTYICKPDSGCQGRGIFITRSPREIKPGEHMICQQYISKPFLIDGFKFDIRIYVLITSCDPLRIFMYEEGLARFATMPYAEPNNSNLDDVCMHLTNYAINKHNENFVRDDAAGSKRKLSTLNAWLREHGYDPRELWGHIEDIIVKTIISAHSVLRHNYRTCFPHYLNGGTCACFEILGFDILLDHKLKPWLLEVNHSPSFTTDSHLDREVKDALLCDAMTLVNLRGCDKRKVIEEDKRRVKERLFQCHQRPREARREQTELSHAAILDQERHEDSHLGGYRRIYPGPNTDKYAPFFKHNGSLFQETAASKAREECARQQLEEIRLKQEQQETSGSKRRKESRDQNQGESAGEKSRCRAGLRGLPAHLAYRNRNREKELLPVHVDTMHPQEIVEEEELERMKALLQRENLIRSLGIIEQLSHMLHPSHRGHRRLHEYRPRFHQDGLGNQELQSPKNFSWIRDRAANGPSSLSMKASGRHCFPSARVRLSSQGQASRRLEAINTALAGSVPSSLTPKQGYLLQPERVASSSWTHCTLPSVVDTQHSAPKAQDLTLCPASTPLMQHTTPLLDISHHR; translated from the exons ATGGAGCCAGATACCTGTAAGACCAGTGAATCAGAGGAAGACTACGTTGAAGAAGAGGACTCTGGGGAGGAGTGTGTTAAAGAGGAAGCTACCATCCCCTCGAACTCTTCTCAGCAGGAACTTCCAAAGGCTGACTATAAGGAATTTGGGGATGGAGTTCCCTTATCTGTTGTAGCCAAGAAGATTCCAAAGAAAATCATAGCCCCAACTGACTCAGATGACTTAGAAGttaggaggagaaagagaaggcgGAAACACAG ACCCCTGGCCATCAACCTGACCAACTGCAAGTATGAGAGCG TGCGTCGGGCAGCTCAAATGTGTGGCctaaaggaggtgggggaggatgaAGAGTGGACTGTGTACTGGACGGACTGCTCTGTCTCACTTGAACGAGTCATGGACATGAAGAGGTTTCAG AAAATCAACCACTTCCCTGGCATGACGGAAATCTGCCGCAAAGATCTGCTGGCTCGGAACCTCAACCGCATGCAGAAACTCTATCCCACGGAGTACAACATCTTCCCCCGCACCTGGTGCCTCCCTGCAGA CTACGGGGACTTCCAGTCCTACGGTCGTCAGCGAAAAACCCGCACTTACATCTGCAAGCCGGACAGCGGCTGTCAGGGACGCGGCATCTTCATCACCCGAAGTCCCCGGGAGATCAAGCCAGGAGAGCACATGATCTGCCAGCAGTACATCTCCAAG CCCTTCCTCATTGACGGCTTCAAGTTCGATATTCGAATCTATGTCCTCATCACCTCCTGCGACCCTCTTCGGATTTTCATGTACGAGGAGGGCCTGGCCCGCTTTGCCACGATGCCCTACGCGGAGCCCAACAACAGCAACCTG GATGATGTCTGCATGCATCTGACCAACTATGCCATCAACAAACACAACGAGAACTTTGTCCGAGACGACGCTGCGGGCAGTAAAAG GAAGCTGTCGACGCTCAACGCCTGGCTGCGAGAACACGGCTACGACCCCCGAGAGCTGTGGGGGCACATCGAGGACATCATCGTCAAAACCATCATCTCAGCCCATTCTGTTCTTCGCCACAACTACCGAACCTGTTTCCCCCACTATCTGAACGGAGGTACATGTGCCTGTTTTGAGATCCTTGGTTTTGACATCTTGCTGGACCACAAGCTGAAACCCTGGCTGCTGGAG GTAAACCACTCCCCGAGCTTCACCACTGACTCCCACCTTGATCGCGAAGTGAAGGACGCACTTCTGTGTGATGCCATGACCCTTGTCAACCTCCGGGGCTGTGACAAAAGGAAGGTGATAGAGGAGGACAAGCGGCGAGTCAAGGAGCGGCTTTTCCAGTGCCACCAGCGGCCACGAGAAGCCAG GCGAGAACAAACTGAACTGTCGCACGCAGCGATACTGGACCAGGAGCGCCATGAGGACTCCCACCTCGGGGGGTACCGGCGGATCTATCCCGGGCCTAACACGGACAAGTACGCACCCTTCTTCAAGCACAACGGCTCCCTCTTCCAGGAGACTGCTGCTTCCAAGGCTAGAGAGGAGTGTGCCAG ACAGCAACTGGAAGAGATCCGCCTTAAGCAGGAACAGCAGGAGACCTCAGGAAGTAAGAGGCGGAAGGAGAGCCGGGACCAGAACCAGGGTGAATCAGCGGGAGAGAAGAGCCGATGCAGGGCCGGGCTCCGGGGACTTCCCGCCCACTTGGCTTACAGGAACCGGAACCGGGAGAAAGAG CTGCTCCCCGTACACGTGGATACCATGCATCCTCAAGAAATCGTGGAAGAGGAGGAGCTGGAGCGGATGAAGGCCCTGCTACAAAGGGAGAATCTCATCCGAAGCCTCGGTATCATAGAGCAACTCAGCCACATGCTGCACCCCAGCCACCGGGGCCACAGAAGGCTTCACGAGTATCGG CCTAGATTTCACCAGGACGGGCTGGGCAATCAAGAACTGCAATCT CCCAAGAACTTCAGCTGGATAAGAGATCGAGCAGCCAACGGCCCCTCTTCGTTGTCAATGAAAGCATCGGGAAGGCACTGTTTTCCCAGTGCCAGAGTCAGGCTCAGTAGCC AAGGCCAAGCCAGCAGAAGGCTAGAAGCCATAAACACAGCCCTGGCAGGATCAGTGCCATCTTCTTTAACCCCAAAGCAGGGCTATCTTCTGCAACCGGAAAGAGTGGCAAGTAGCTCATGGACTCACTGCACCTTGCCCTCGGTGGTAGACACCCAACACAGTGCACCCAAGGCCCAGGAtctcactctctgccctgcctctacGCCCCTGATGCAGCATACCACTCCACTCCTTGACATCAGCCACCACCGGTAA
- the TTLL13 gene encoding tubulin polyglutamylase TTLL13 isoform X3, with amino-acid sequence MEPDTCKTSESEEDYVEEEDSGEECVKEEATIPSNSSQQELPKADYKEFGDGVPLSVVAKKIPKKIIAPTDSDDLEVRRRKRRRKHRPLAINLTNCKYESVRRAAQMCGLKEVGEDEEWTVYWTDCSVSLERVMDMKRFQKINHFPGMTEICRKDLLARNLNRMQKLYPTEYNIFPRTWCLPADYGDFQSYGRQRKTRTYICKPDSGCQGRGIFITRSPREIKPGEHMICQQYISKPFLIDGFKFDIRIYVLITSCDPLRIFMYEEGLARFATMPYAEPNNSNLDDVCMHLTNYAINKHNENFVRDDAAGSKRKLSTLNAWLREHGYDPRELWGHIEDIIVKTIISAHSVLRHNYRTCFPHYLNGGTCACFEILGFDILLDHKLKPWLLEVNHSPSFTTDSHLDREVKDALLCDAMTLVNLRGCDKRKVIEEDKRRVKERLFQCHQRPREARREQTELSHAAILDQERHEDSHLGGYRRIYPGPNTDKYAPFFKHNGSLFQETAASKAREECARQQLEEIRLKQEQQETSGSKRRKESRDQNQGESAGEKSRCRAGLRGLPAHLAYRNRNREKELLPVHVDTMHPQEIVEEEELERMKALLQRENLIRSLGIIEQLSHMLHPSHRGHRRLHEYRISPGRAGQSRTAICESGPTGPPERGHQRAGPSSLPASSSVPRIDPQDLRATAKHECCNSTSFLVPSTAQELQLDKRSSSQRPLFVVNESIGKALFSQCQSQAQ; translated from the exons ATGGAGCCAGATACCTGTAAGACCAGTGAATCAGAGGAAGACTACGTTGAAGAAGAGGACTCTGGGGAGGAGTGTGTTAAAGAGGAAGCTACCATCCCCTCGAACTCTTCTCAGCAGGAACTTCCAAAGGCTGACTATAAGGAATTTGGGGATGGAGTTCCCTTATCTGTTGTAGCCAAGAAGATTCCAAAGAAAATCATAGCCCCAACTGACTCAGATGACTTAGAAGttaggaggagaaagagaaggcgGAAACACAG ACCCCTGGCCATCAACCTGACCAACTGCAAGTATGAGAGCG TGCGTCGGGCAGCTCAAATGTGTGGCctaaaggaggtgggggaggatgaAGAGTGGACTGTGTACTGGACGGACTGCTCTGTCTCACTTGAACGAGTCATGGACATGAAGAGGTTTCAG AAAATCAACCACTTCCCTGGCATGACGGAAATCTGCCGCAAAGATCTGCTGGCTCGGAACCTCAACCGCATGCAGAAACTCTATCCCACGGAGTACAACATCTTCCCCCGCACCTGGTGCCTCCCTGCAGA CTACGGGGACTTCCAGTCCTACGGTCGTCAGCGAAAAACCCGCACTTACATCTGCAAGCCGGACAGCGGCTGTCAGGGACGCGGCATCTTCATCACCCGAAGTCCCCGGGAGATCAAGCCAGGAGAGCACATGATCTGCCAGCAGTACATCTCCAAG CCCTTCCTCATTGACGGCTTCAAGTTCGATATTCGAATCTATGTCCTCATCACCTCCTGCGACCCTCTTCGGATTTTCATGTACGAGGAGGGCCTGGCCCGCTTTGCCACGATGCCCTACGCGGAGCCCAACAACAGCAACCTG GATGATGTCTGCATGCATCTGACCAACTATGCCATCAACAAACACAACGAGAACTTTGTCCGAGACGACGCTGCGGGCAGTAAAAG GAAGCTGTCGACGCTCAACGCCTGGCTGCGAGAACACGGCTACGACCCCCGAGAGCTGTGGGGGCACATCGAGGACATCATCGTCAAAACCATCATCTCAGCCCATTCTGTTCTTCGCCACAACTACCGAACCTGTTTCCCCCACTATCTGAACGGAGGTACATGTGCCTGTTTTGAGATCCTTGGTTTTGACATCTTGCTGGACCACAAGCTGAAACCCTGGCTGCTGGAG GTAAACCACTCCCCGAGCTTCACCACTGACTCCCACCTTGATCGCGAAGTGAAGGACGCACTTCTGTGTGATGCCATGACCCTTGTCAACCTCCGGGGCTGTGACAAAAGGAAGGTGATAGAGGAGGACAAGCGGCGAGTCAAGGAGCGGCTTTTCCAGTGCCACCAGCGGCCACGAGAAGCCAG GCGAGAACAAACTGAACTGTCGCACGCAGCGATACTGGACCAGGAGCGCCATGAGGACTCCCACCTCGGGGGGTACCGGCGGATCTATCCCGGGCCTAACACGGACAAGTACGCACCCTTCTTCAAGCACAACGGCTCCCTCTTCCAGGAGACTGCTGCTTCCAAGGCTAGAGAGGAGTGTGCCAG ACAGCAACTGGAAGAGATCCGCCTTAAGCAGGAACAGCAGGAGACCTCAGGAAGTAAGAGGCGGAAGGAGAGCCGGGACCAGAACCAGGGTGAATCAGCGGGAGAGAAGAGCCGATGCAGGGCCGGGCTCCGGGGACTTCCCGCCCACTTGGCTTACAGGAACCGGAACCGGGAGAAAGAG CTGCTCCCCGTACACGTGGATACCATGCATCCTCAAGAAATCGTGGAAGAGGAGGAGCTGGAGCGGATGAAGGCCCTGCTACAAAGGGAGAATCTCATCCGAAGCCTCGGTATCATAGAGCAACTCAGCCACATGCTGCACCCCAGCCACCGGGGCCACAGAAGGCTTCACGAGTATCGG ATTTCACCAGGACGGGCTGGGCAATCAAGAACTGCAATCTGTGAGTCTGGTCCCACTGGTCCTCCTGAGAGGGGCCACCAAAGAGCAGGGCCCTCCTCACTTCCTGCATCCAGTTCGGTCCCACGAATTGATCCCCAAGATCTTAGGGCCACAGCCAAGCATGAATGCTGCAATTCCACATCATTCCTGGTGCCATCTACAGCCCAAGAACTTCAGCTGGATAAGAGATCGAGCAGCCAACGGCCCCTCTTCGTTGTCAATGAAAGCATCGGGAAGGCACTGTTTTCCCAGTGCCAGAGTCAGGCTCAGTAG
- the TTLL13 gene encoding tubulin polyglutamylase TTLL13 isoform X1: MEPDTCKTSESEEDYVEEEDSGEECVKEEATIPSNSSQQELPKADYKEFGDGVPLSVVAKKIPKKIIAPTDSDDLEVRRRKRRRKHRPLAINLTNCKYESVRRAAQMCGLKEVGEDEEWTVYWTDCSVSLERVMDMKRFQKINHFPGMTEICRKDLLARNLNRMQKLYPTEYNIFPRTWCLPADYGDFQSYGRQRKTRTYICKPDSGCQGRGIFITRSPREIKPGEHMICQQYISKPFLIDGFKFDIRIYVLITSCDPLRIFMYEEGLARFATMPYAEPNNSNLDDVCMHLTNYAINKHNENFVRDDAAGSKRKLSTLNAWLREHGYDPRELWGHIEDIIVKTIISAHSVLRHNYRTCFPHYLNGGTCACFEILGFDILLDHKLKPWLLEVNHSPSFTTDSHLDREVKDALLCDAMTLVNLRGCDKRKVIEEDKRRVKERLFQCHQRPREARREQTELSHAAILDQERHEDSHLGGYRRIYPGPNTDKYAPFFKHNGSLFQETAASKAREECARQQLEEIRLKQEQQETSGSKRRKESRDQNQGESAGEKSRCRAGLRGLPAHLAYRNRNREKELLPVHVDTMHPQEIVEEEELERMKALLQRENLIRSLGIIEQLSHMLHPSHRGHRRLHEYRPRFHQDGLGNQELQSVSLVPLVLLRGATKEQGPPHFLHPVRSHELIPKILGPQPSMNAAIPHHSWCHLQPKNFSWIRDRAANGPSSLSMKASGRHCFPSARVRLSSQGQASRRLEAINTALAGSVPSSLTPKQGYLLQPERVASSSWTHCTLPSVVDTQHSAPKAQDLTLCPASTPLMQHTTPLLDISHHR; this comes from the exons ATGGAGCCAGATACCTGTAAGACCAGTGAATCAGAGGAAGACTACGTTGAAGAAGAGGACTCTGGGGAGGAGTGTGTTAAAGAGGAAGCTACCATCCCCTCGAACTCTTCTCAGCAGGAACTTCCAAAGGCTGACTATAAGGAATTTGGGGATGGAGTTCCCTTATCTGTTGTAGCCAAGAAGATTCCAAAGAAAATCATAGCCCCAACTGACTCAGATGACTTAGAAGttaggaggagaaagagaaggcgGAAACACAG ACCCCTGGCCATCAACCTGACCAACTGCAAGTATGAGAGCG TGCGTCGGGCAGCTCAAATGTGTGGCctaaaggaggtgggggaggatgaAGAGTGGACTGTGTACTGGACGGACTGCTCTGTCTCACTTGAACGAGTCATGGACATGAAGAGGTTTCAG AAAATCAACCACTTCCCTGGCATGACGGAAATCTGCCGCAAAGATCTGCTGGCTCGGAACCTCAACCGCATGCAGAAACTCTATCCCACGGAGTACAACATCTTCCCCCGCACCTGGTGCCTCCCTGCAGA CTACGGGGACTTCCAGTCCTACGGTCGTCAGCGAAAAACCCGCACTTACATCTGCAAGCCGGACAGCGGCTGTCAGGGACGCGGCATCTTCATCACCCGAAGTCCCCGGGAGATCAAGCCAGGAGAGCACATGATCTGCCAGCAGTACATCTCCAAG CCCTTCCTCATTGACGGCTTCAAGTTCGATATTCGAATCTATGTCCTCATCACCTCCTGCGACCCTCTTCGGATTTTCATGTACGAGGAGGGCCTGGCCCGCTTTGCCACGATGCCCTACGCGGAGCCCAACAACAGCAACCTG GATGATGTCTGCATGCATCTGACCAACTATGCCATCAACAAACACAACGAGAACTTTGTCCGAGACGACGCTGCGGGCAGTAAAAG GAAGCTGTCGACGCTCAACGCCTGGCTGCGAGAACACGGCTACGACCCCCGAGAGCTGTGGGGGCACATCGAGGACATCATCGTCAAAACCATCATCTCAGCCCATTCTGTTCTTCGCCACAACTACCGAACCTGTTTCCCCCACTATCTGAACGGAGGTACATGTGCCTGTTTTGAGATCCTTGGTTTTGACATCTTGCTGGACCACAAGCTGAAACCCTGGCTGCTGGAG GTAAACCACTCCCCGAGCTTCACCACTGACTCCCACCTTGATCGCGAAGTGAAGGACGCACTTCTGTGTGATGCCATGACCCTTGTCAACCTCCGGGGCTGTGACAAAAGGAAGGTGATAGAGGAGGACAAGCGGCGAGTCAAGGAGCGGCTTTTCCAGTGCCACCAGCGGCCACGAGAAGCCAG GCGAGAACAAACTGAACTGTCGCACGCAGCGATACTGGACCAGGAGCGCCATGAGGACTCCCACCTCGGGGGGTACCGGCGGATCTATCCCGGGCCTAACACGGACAAGTACGCACCCTTCTTCAAGCACAACGGCTCCCTCTTCCAGGAGACTGCTGCTTCCAAGGCTAGAGAGGAGTGTGCCAG ACAGCAACTGGAAGAGATCCGCCTTAAGCAGGAACAGCAGGAGACCTCAGGAAGTAAGAGGCGGAAGGAGAGCCGGGACCAGAACCAGGGTGAATCAGCGGGAGAGAAGAGCCGATGCAGGGCCGGGCTCCGGGGACTTCCCGCCCACTTGGCTTACAGGAACCGGAACCGGGAGAAAGAG CTGCTCCCCGTACACGTGGATACCATGCATCCTCAAGAAATCGTGGAAGAGGAGGAGCTGGAGCGGATGAAGGCCCTGCTACAAAGGGAGAATCTCATCCGAAGCCTCGGTATCATAGAGCAACTCAGCCACATGCTGCACCCCAGCCACCGGGGCCACAGAAGGCTTCACGAGTATCGG CCTAGATTTCACCAGGACGGGCTGGGCAATCAAGAACTGCAATCTGTGAGTCTGGTCCCACTGGTCCTCCTGAGAGGGGCCACCAAAGAGCAGGGCCCTCCTCACTTCCTGCATCCAGTTCGGTCCCACGAATTGATCCCCAAGATCTTAGGGCCACAGCCAAGCATGAATGCTGCAATTCCACATCATTCCTGGTGCCATCTACAGCCCAAGAACTTCAGCTGGATAAGAGATCGAGCAGCCAACGGCCCCTCTTCGTTGTCAATGAAAGCATCGGGAAGGCACTGTTTTCCCAGTGCCAGAGTCAGGCTCAGTAGCC AAGGCCAAGCCAGCAGAAGGCTAGAAGCCATAAACACAGCCCTGGCAGGATCAGTGCCATCTTCTTTAACCCCAAAGCAGGGCTATCTTCTGCAACCGGAAAGAGTGGCAAGTAGCTCATGGACTCACTGCACCTTGCCCTCGGTGGTAGACACCCAACACAGTGCACCCAAGGCCCAGGAtctcactctctgccctgcctctacGCCCCTGATGCAGCATACCACTCCACTCCTTGACATCAGCCACCACCGGTAA